Proteins from one Plasmodium gaboni strain SY75 chromosome 4, whole genome shotgun sequence genomic window:
- a CDS encoding hypothetical protein (conserved Plasmodium protein, unknown function), translated as MNMVFQIFLVLFFYQIICFFLADYYSYFTVNIVKCDIHIIHNTKEKKNNNDKKYEQLNNLVSLNKQKIQSNLNYIKEKKTLSYLLLSYNNKKNKEILKRKINRKEYYEKKYEEINKENEYTHYNIYKIENKYKNYINKNFMFLEISKEQLNILDENLELHGSNLDLPVKNPKFSQDYDQFLFLEKNITWHEMPTPPISCRQTGCPHSYQLCAPMYVDNNKFENTTIFKIIREALNIQSRKEIKFPNIDIYDSYELVYTCICKKYVQNGFCDETVV; from the exons atgAATATGGTTTTCCAAATTTTTCTTgtcctttttttttatcaaataatttgtttttttcttgCGGACTATTATTCATACTTTACTGTGAATATAGTCAAATGTGATATTCACATAATTCATAATAcaaaggaaaaaaaaaacaataatgATAAGAAATATGAACAATTAAATAACCTTGTCTCTTTGAATAAACAAAAGATACAATCAAActtaaattatataaaagagaaaaaaacGTTAAGCTATTTACTcttatcatataataataagaaaaataaagaaatattaaaaagaaaaataaatcgaaaagaatattatgagaaaaaatatgaggaaataaataaagaaaatgaatatacacattataatatatataaaatagaaaataaatataagaactatataaataaaaattttatgtTCTTAGAAATATCTAAGGAACAATTAAATATTCTAGATGAAAATTTGGAATTGCACGGAAGCAACTTAGATTTGCCTGTGAAAAATCCAAAGTTTTCACAAGATTATG aTCAGTTTCTTTTTCTGGAAAAAAACATTACGTGGCATGAAATGCCGACTCCACCAATTTCATGTAGACAAACAGGTTGCCCTCATTCATATCAGTTATGCGCACCTATGTAtgttgataataataaatttgaAAATACAACAATTTTTAAGATCATTCGAGAAGCCTTAAATATTCAATCCagaaaagaaataaaatttccaaatattgatatatatgattCATATGAACTTGTTTATACGTGCATCTGCAAGAAGTATGTTCAAAATGGTTTCTGTGATGAAACAGttgtataa
- a CDS encoding mRNA-binding protein PUF2 → MDSIFLEDDAIGHVNNVNHLNDINNIGVINNTDNINNNNDVVENFNFKDQLKHLKNMKTCSTRYNSMPSSNIEMLYDQELMENQNILFLNDTENDIFNFSKEINNDEYYKKYYIDKENHEKKDYNHIYHNFENNHNFEYLKNSEHCEKSHEQIIANNRYYENLPEQVIINNKDMLKNDEQKQNVDVQVHIDMSKVMYDIYFLCFHKNGCEYIIKKLKEDNKEEKEIILNSLLIDTMSLCPDIYGSYVAQSIFDLKDEKYKERFTDEFLKHTSFLTLHTYGCRLIQKSLESLSDEYKCKIFKELQEDLIKYICHQNGNHVIQKCVEVLPCSYIDIIINIIEEYLPFLSSHAYGCRIVQRIYEIGNEQQINRLNEQIIKKIHLIKNRYGNYVIQKCFEHSDDNIRFIITDEIVNDIYKLSSHKYACNIIEKILLKKEYKYKKKIIKKIVSDISDGKDNIINICKDCYGNFMMQKLLTTCRKKERNFIIKTIIENLDKLKDETYGKYILRAINNLEK, encoded by the exons atggacTCTATTTTTTTAGAAGATGACGCAATTGGACACGTAAATAATGTAAATcatttaaatgatattaataacataggagttattaataatacagataacataaataataataatgatgttgtagaaaattttaattttaaagatcaattaaaacatttgaaaaatatgaaaacCTGCTCAACCCGTTATAACAGTATGCCATCGTCAAACATTGAAATGTTGTATGATCAAGAACTCATGGAAAATCAGAacattctttttttaaatgatacagagaatgatatatttaatttttcaaaGGAAATAAACAATGATgaatattacaaaaaatattatattgataaagaaaatcatgaaaaaaaagattataatcatatttatcataattttgaaaataatcataattttgaatatttaaaaaattctGAACATTGTGAAAAATCACATGAACAAATTATAGCTAATAATAgatattatgaaaatttaCCTGAACAAGTCATAATTAATAACAAGGATatgttaaaaaatgatgaacAAAAGCAAAATGTGGATGTACAAGTGCATATTGATATGAGCAAAGTAATgtatgatatatattttttatgttttcataaaaatggttgtgaatatataataaaaaaattaaaagaagataataaagaagaaaaggaaataatattaaattctttattaataGATACGATGTCTTTATGTCCAGATATATATGGTAGTTATGTAGCTCAAAGTATATTTGATTTAAAGgatgaaaaatataaggAACGTTTTACAGATGAGTTTTTAAAACATACAAGTTTTCTGACATTACATACATATGGATGTAGACTTATACAGAAGTCACTAGAATCATTATCtgatgaatataaatgtaaaatatttaaagaattaCAAGAggatttaataaaatatatatgtcatCAAAATGGGAATCATGTTATACAAAAATGTGTGGAAGTATTACCATGTAGCtatatagatataataataaatattattgaaGAATATTTACCTTTTCTAAGTTCACATGCTTATGGTTGTAGAATTGTACAAagaatatatgaaataGGAAATGAGCAACAAATTAATAGATTGAATGaacaaattattaaaaaaatacatcTCATCAAAAATAGATATGGAAATTATGTTATACAAAAGTGCTTTGAACATTCTGATGACAACATAAGATTTATAATTACTGATGAAATTgtaaatgatatatataaactcTCATCCCACAAATATGCCTG CAATATAAttgaaaaaattttattaaaaaaagagtACAAGtacaaaaagaaaattatcAAAAAGATTGTAAGCGATATATCTGATGG aaaggataatattataaacatttGCAAAGACTGCTATGGTAATTTTATGATGCAGAAATTATTGACAACGTGTAGAAAAAAAGAGagaaattttattattaaaactATTATAGAAAACTTAGACAAGTTAAAAGACGAAACATATg GGAAATACATTTTGAGAGCTATTAACAATTTggaaaaataa
- a CDS encoding bifunctional dihydrofolate reductase-thymidylate synthase has protein sequence MMEQVCDVFDIYAICACCKVENKNEVKKNEVFNNYTFRGLGNKGVLPWKCNSLDMKYFCAVTTYVNESKYEKLKYKRCKYLNKETLNNVMDMPNSKKLQNVVVMGRTSWESIPKKFKPLSNRINVILSRTLKKEDIDEDVYIINKVEDLIVLLGKLNYYKCFIIGGSVVYKEFLEKKLIKKIYFTRINSSYECDVFFPEINENEYQIISVSDVYTSNNTTLDFVIYKKKNNQVLNEKDCIKGEEENNDMSLKNDDKVTCHMKKLTEFYKNVDKYKINYENDDDDEEEDDFVYFNFNKEKEEKNKNCVHPNDFKIYNSLKHKCHPEYQYLNIIYDIIMNGNKQSDRTGVGVLSKFGYIMKFDLSQYFPLLTTKKLFLRGIIEELLWFIRGETNGNTLLNKNVRIWEANGTREFLDNRKLFHREVNDLGPIYGFQWRHFGAEYTNMHDNYENKGVDQLKNIINLIKNDPTSRRILLCAWNVKDLDQMALPPCHILCQFYVFDGKLSCIMYQRSCDLGLGVPFNIASYSIFTHMIAQVCNLQPAEFIHVLGNAHVYNNHIDSLKIQLNRIPYPFPTLKLNPDIKNIEDFTISDFTIQNYVHHEKISMDMAA, from the coding sequence ATGATGGAACAAGTCTGCGACGTTTTCGATATTTATGCCATATGTGCATGTTGTAAGgttgaaaataaaaatgagGTGAAAAAAAACGAGGTTTTTAATAACTACACATTTAGAGGTTTAGGAAATAAAGGAGTATTGCCATGGAAATGTAATTCACTAgatatgaaatatttttgtgCCGTTACTACATATGTGAATGAATcaaaatatgaaaaattgaaatataagagatgtaaatatttaaacAAAGAAACGCTGAATAATGTAATGGATATGCCTAATTCgaaaaaattacaaaatgTTGTAGTTATGGGAAGAACAAGTTGGGAAAGTATTccaaaaaaatttaaacCTTTAAGCAACCGaataaatgttatattGTCGAgaacattaaaaaaagaagatattGATGAAGATGTTTATATCATTAACAAAGTTGAAGATCTAATAGTTTTACTTGgaaaattaaattattataaatgttttattattggAGGTTCCGTTGTTTATAAAGAATTTTTagaaaagaaattaatCAAAAAGATATACTTTACTAGAATAAATAGTTCATATGAATGTGATGTATTTTTTCCagaaataaatgaaaatgagTATCAAATTATTTCTGTTAGTGATGTATATACTAGTAACAATACAACATTGGattttgttatttataaaaaaaagaataatcaagtgttaaatgaaaaagacTGTATAAAAGgagaagaagaaaataatgatatgtctttaaaaaatgatgacAAAGTTACATGtcatatgaaaaaattaacagaattttataaaaatgtggacaaatataaaattaattatgaaaatgatgatgatgatgaagaagaagatgattttgtttattttaattttaataaagaaaaagaagagaaaaataaaaattgtGTACATCCAAATgattttaaaatatataatagttTGAAACATAAATGTCATCCTGAATAtcaatatttaaatattatatatgatattataatgaatGGAAATAAACAAAGTGATCGAACAGGAGTAGGTGTTTTAAGTAAATTCGgatatattatgaaattTGATTTAAGTCAATATTTCCCATTATTAACTACAAAGAAATTATTCTTAAGAGGAATTATTGAAGAATTGCTTTGGTTTATTAGAGGAGAAACAAATGGTAATACGCTGTTAAATAAGAATGTAAGGATATGGGAAGCTAATGGTACTAGGGAATTTTTAGATAATAGAAAATTATTTCATAGAGAAGTTAACGATTTAGGACCTATTTATGGTTTTCAATGGAGACATTTCGGAGCtgaatatacaaatatgcatgataattatgaaaataaagGTGTTGatcaattaaaaaatataataaatttaattaaaaatgatcCTACAAGTAGAAGAATTCTTTTGTGTGCATGGAATGTAAAAGATCTTGACCAAATGGCATTACCTCCTTGTCATATTTTATGTCAATTTTATGTTTTCGATGGAAAATTATCATGTATTATGTATCAAAGGTCATGTGATTTAGGACTAGGAGTACCTTTTAATATTGCTTCTTATTCTATTTTTACTCATATGATTGCACAAGTCTGTAATTTGCAACCTGCCGAATTTATACACGTTTTAGGAAATGCGCatgtttataataatcaCATCGATAGTTTAAAAATTCAACTTAATAGAATACCATATCCATTCCCAACACTTAAATTAAATCCagatattaaaaatattgaagaTTTTACAATTTCGGATTTTACAATACAAAATTATGTTCATCATGAAAAAATTTCAATGGATATGGCTGCCTAA
- a CDS encoding putative LETM1-like protein, whose amino-acid sequence KKIIVNEKETKIIKLCNKGNKALKCILSILKKTCSQLKIIILQPSILKVYYESIKKNIKHTIVWVKTGILLFLTNMKISKNLIIKRLKGYRLSYSEYKLLIRTMNDMFKLIPFSFFIIIPFAEFLLPIFLKIYPNLLPSTFKNDDNFNNIKKNLYAKEQLAKFLQQLIEEKEKQLNENIGIDSDKKKNILNKFHQQLINKDEKDINPFLSVNDTLKIAKIFKEDFVLDQMNLKTLQTICHLLGLKPYGIHYHVVLQLRHHFLRLQREDRELIYEGVDNLKHNSLVEICKDRGMNFNTTEKEMKVQIQQWLQLASIKEVPYILLLYIRCVVVTHAIMDIHDEQKKNENKQNVNNNNNNNNNNANSSDNNNNHANSSNIDDKQKLIQEAKEKLDDLKMKEQEIKKNINKQTDEEELHNKENNAKVDFVKKNKYMQNELNMLKRICDLQHKELKIAFTSLTELAEKKQSCDINQLIKNMSQRLLDIEKHISELNVHKQVEMDEYFYPEDEKTDDSLNAKN is encoded by the exons AAAAAAATTATAgtaaatgaaaaagaaacaaaaataatcaaaTTATGTAATAAAGGTAATAAAGCTTTAAAATGTATTTTATcaattttaaaaaaaacatgtagtcaattaaaaattattatattacaaCCTTCTATATTAAAAGTTTATTATGAatctataaaaaaaaatataaaacatacTATAGTATGGGTAAAAACAGGtatactattatttttaacaaatatgaaaatatcaaaaaatttaattattaaaagattGAAAGGTTATAGATTATCTTATTCagaatataaattattaattagAACTATGAATGATATGTTTAAATTAATACCattctctttttttataataataccATTTGCTGAATTTTTGTTACccatatttttaaaaatatatccTAATCTTTTACCTTCCACTTTTAAAAACGatgataattttaataatatcaaaaaaaatctaTATGCTAAAGAACAACTAGCCAAATTTTTACAACAACTtatagaagaaaaagaaaaacaacTCAATGAAAATATAGGAATCGATTcagataaaaaaaaaaatattctaaATAAATTCCATCAAcaattaattaataaagatgaaaaaGATATCAATCCTTTTCTTAGTGTTAATGATACTTTAAAAATTGCtaaaatttttaaagaaGATTTTGTATTAGATCAAATGAACCTAAAAACCTTACAAACAATTTGCCATCTCTTAGGATTGAAACCATATGGTATACATTATCATGTTGTATTACAATTGAGACACCATTTTTTAAGACTACAAAGAGAAGATCGagaattaatatatgaagGAGTTGATAATTTAAAACATAACTCATTAGTAGAAATATGTAAAGATAGAGGAATGAACTTTAATACAACcgaaaaagaaatgaaagTTCAAATACAACAATGGTTACAACTAGCTAGTATTAAAGAAGTTCCttatattcttcttttatatattagatGTGTAGTTGTAACACATGCCATCATGGATATACATGAcgaacaaaaaaaaaatgaaaacaaacaaaatgtaaacaacaacaataataataataataataatgcTAATAGTTctgataataataataatcatgCTAATTCATCAAACATAGATGATAAACAAAAACTCATACAAGAAGCTAAAGAAAAACTAGATGATTTGAAAATGAAAGAAcaagaaattaaaaaaaatattaacaaGCAAACGGACGAAGAGGAACTACACAATAAGGAGAATAATGCTAAGGTGGAttttgttaaaaaaaataaatatatgcaAAATGAGTTAAATATGTTGAAGCGTATATGTGACTTGCAGCACaa AGAACTTAAAATTGCCTTTACCTCCTTAACAGAACTCGCCGAAAAAAAACAATCAT GCGACATTAACCAactaataaaaaatatgtcCCAAAGATTGCTAGATATTGAAAAACACATCAGCGAACTGAATGTACATAAGCAAGTGGAAATG gatgaatatttttatccAGAGGATGAAAAAACTGATGATTCTTTGAATgcaaaaaattaa
- a CDS encoding hypothetical protein (conserved Plasmodium protein, unknown function~part of same gene as PGSY75_0417400B~gap found within coding sequence): DQYGDHHHKKKNNYFTFNSNTYANNRKNNQANCIPYDSTESENLNFSDYTQCSLSSDEYENENIYYDLFINNNSNSNIHTNIYNNKKNTKYIKKKKKIKKNIDTLTQLFQNYNKYKNKEPKYFKILNSMNMKELNIKNKSTWDFLSFKITKKEDNDNIQQDNQNNEYEQNNFKTMHDKICIRNEKKKSEIANFESALKILKKNSSYYKNSIMKIYKKENIRCRYIKIHKNMNKYFYIYKYIQIVTKENQILTFIKERLFYMTSIEKDKRHYICIRKIPYNSQYKHIYEFEKKFLSLENILRKNDIMLCDKNRNSKCKEEQILNSEEKNKKNSNVLKKKSEPIKNIIINNLNEQCNDKNGHTKNNTEENKINMCYEKNQTQNNDNNKNKKINNNNNNNNINYFSVVDRKDLHYKECYENEKNIPNYYNYKFIDELLCEDNYDEECIDKYNDILKKMKVDITSVLKNHTLDVILNNIKEMINDKIIKEGKVFIFNNLGIPFFFSTLKNKYLTYVNTKYVYFKEKKHFYFYFPKFLLINKKLKLLFKINENVCKYYSIRNYTHLKKNEKLFPNFHIMKFNLICNIVSSFYFYSFILKKKKIRHKYFKSVNDMKEENNKCVKKNMYIEQNKHQTNQHDNPNNDNEIIYYELYLVKFYCDIILNKNNEMNIIVNGLKHCTFLKNILSLDYFFYFMRNKELEKIWGTSNDKEKNYLFQNIRRKNYYHHHHNNIIYTNNLYGLNVSDLMNMKIYIKSVNIMFNLNHTSFSTNTNMIENIDQKINLNKIYLNFYTFQYLNNKTLLKKKRCIQFLDFFSSNKRIRKIIKKPKKKYFFFRSNSKDSNYLNLNSYALFSKDKLLSLYNLRKKKENMLLHDLSIHNNMKRSDYNIIYDSYMDKKPISNDSSLYYVYSDDSSDYLMSVIMNRRISASPIVNPANDGDDKNDMQLTCIYNDINDINDINDNNNNNNNYYYYYDNYNAQSHYPIYKRTHMLSKRNTNNTLYDIYKMLKNNTYSCHYYSYIFNGYMRNIKLYKYLFNLLRSRVLAVCVNYSDFYKKCSILIDNMSVTKINLYDKKEFGYKYTLLTKYNDKENFININFDLYKQRFMTYKHIYNTLNILHVCSHLKQFTRKKEKKQLQQKIYNDPHFIRNKKKNDNMNIMDSNNFVRNRENALLYNAXXXXXXXXXXXXXXXXXXXXXXXXXXXXXXXXXXXXXXXXXXXXXXXXXXXXXXXXXXXXXXXXXXXXXXXXXXXXXXXXXXXXXXXXXXIYNYNNNSNIINCEELNTHTKKPIKNYKIDNLINFIENIKEKKNLCVSNYDEDIKKKKTKKKKKKEIIKNLTIEIASLILTLDYNYFLNILPLYYEYICKKIHFYNMIDIMKYQEKRHLNIYNNIIKIIYYNHGNNEIIQKLKKMQLYSFHNNILICTEIKQKNFLLYIYNLDIKKTKIYINVNYLLKLFLTKNFLMNISAINISNKKKKDISYILKKIKKIYFYNYIGIFFYLLKNIDISSEDTSYTMLNFLNFLEYFLKNNLQQLSPLHNLYSFVVTLKYNFEHKLDNYTKATINQENYQINKQKNSFLNAENNALLFFSKNYSHKISKLETNYKKKKIKKKEKEKEKYKDHQKKEKQSLPQ; encoded by the coding sequence GATCAATATGGAGATCACcatcataaaaaaaaaaataattattttacCTTTAATAGTAACACTTATGCCAATAATAGAAAGAATAATCAAGCTAACTGCATTCCTTATGATAGCACTGAAAGcgaaaatttaaattttagTGACTACACACAATGCTCTCTTTCAAGTGATGAATATGAAAAcgaaaatatttattatgatttatttataaacaataattccaattcaaatatacacacaaatatatataataacaaaaagaacacgaaatatataaaaaaaaaaaaaaaaattaaaaaaaatatagacACACTTACACAACTCtttcaaaattataataaatataaaaataaagaaccaaaatattttaaaatactTAATAGTATGAATATGAAAGAattaaacataaaaaataaatccACTTGGGATTTCTTAAGCTTTAAAATcacaaaaaaagaagataatgataatattcaacaagataatcaaaataatgaatacgaacaaaataattttaaaacgatgcatgataaaatatgtattcGAAATGAAAAGAAGAAAAGTGAAATAGCAAATTTCGAATCAGCactaaaaatattgaaaaaaaattctagttattataaaaatagtatcatgaaaatatataagaaagaaaatataagatgtagatatataaaaatacataaaaatatgaataaatatttttatatatataaatatattcaaatcGTAACAAAAGAAAATCAAATTCTAacttttataaaagaacgtttattttatatgacATCAATAGAAAAGGACAAACGacattatatatgtataagAAAAATTCCTTATAATAGTCAATATAAGCATATATATGAgtttgaaaaaaaatttttatcacttgaaaatatattaagaaaGAATGACATTATGTTGTGTGATAAGAATAGAAATTCAAAATGTAAGGAGGAGCAAATCTTAAATTCtgaggaaaaaaataaaaaaaatagtaatgtcttgaaaaaaaaaagtgagccaataaaaaatattataataaataatttaaatgaacaatgtaatgataaaaatggTCATACTAAAAACAACACAGAGgagaataaaataaatatgtgttatgaaaaaaatcaaacacaaaataatgataataataaaaataaaaaaataaataataataataataataataatattaattattttagTGTTGTTGATAGGAAAGATTTACATTATAAAGAATGttatgaaaatgaaaagaacATACCAAATTATTACAATTATAAGTTTATAGATGAATTATTGTGTGAAGATAATTATGATGAAGAATGCatagataaatataatgatattcTTAAAAAGATGAAAGTAGATATTACATctgttttaaaaaatcataCTTTAGatgttatattaaataatattaaagaaatgattaatgataaaataataaaagaaggtaaagtttttatatttaataatttaggaataccttttttttttagtacattaaaaaataaatatcttACATATGTCAATAcaaaatatgtatattttaaagagaaaaaacatttttatttttacttccctaaatttcttttaataaataaaaaattaaaattattatttaaaataaatgaaaatgtatgtaaatattattctataagaaattatacacatctaaaaaaaaatgaaaagcTATTTCcaaattttcatataatgaaatttaatttaatttgtAATATAGTATCatccttttatttttattcatttattttaaaaaagaaaaaaatcAGACATAAATACTTTAAATCTGTTAATGACATGAAggaagaaaataataagtgtgtcaaaaaaaatatgtatattgAACAAAATAAACATCAAACTAATCAACATGATAATCCAAACAAtgataatgaaataatatactacgaattatatttagttaaattttattgtgatataattttgaataagaataatgaaatgaatattattgTGAATGGATTAAAACACTGTACatttttaaagaatattttatcgttagattattttttttattttatgagaaataaagaattagaaaaaatatggGGTACATCaaatgataaagaaaaaaattatttatttcaaaatataagaagaaaaaattattatcatcatcatcataataatattatatatacaaataatttatatggTTTAAATGTATCCGATTTAatgaatatgaaaatatatataaaaagtgTTAATATCATGTTTAATTTAAATCATACATCTTTTTCAACAAATACAAATATGATTGAAAATATTGatcaaaaaattaatttaaataaaatttatttaaatttttatacttttcaatatttaaataataaaacattattaaaaaaaaaacgaTGTATTCAATTTCtagattttttttcttctaataaaagaattagaaaaattataaaaaaacccaagaaaaaatattttttttttagaagCAATAGTAAAGATTCGAATTATCTAAATTTAAATAGCTATGCATTATTTAGTAAAGacaaattattatcattatataatttgagaaaaaagaaagaaaacATGTTATTACACGATTTGTctattcataataatatgaaaagaagtgattataatattatatatgattcTTATATGGATAAGAAACCTATTTCTAACGATTcatctttatattatgtatattcTGATGATTCCAGTGATTATTTAATGAGTGTCATAATGAATAGAAGAATAAGTGCATCTCCAATAGTAAATCCTGCCAACGATGgtgatgataaaaatgatatgCAATTgacatgtatatataatgatataaatgatataaatgatataaatgataataataataataataataattattattattattatgataattataatgcTCAAAGTCATTATCctatttataaaagaacCCATATGTTATCAAAAAGAAATACAAACAATActttatatgatatatataagatgcttaaaaataatacatactcatgtcattattattcttatatatttaacGGATATATGAGAAATATTAAActatataaatatctttttaatttattaagAAGTCGTGTTCTTGCAGTGTGTGTAAATTATTCtgatttttataaaaaatgttctATATTAATTGATAATATGAGTGTGACcaaaattaatttatatgataaaaaagaatttggatataaatatactttgttgacaaaatataatgataaggaaaattttataaatattaattttgaTCTGTATAAACAACGATTTATGACAtacaaacatatatataatacattaaatatattacatgTATGTTCTCATTTAAAACAGTttacaagaaaaaaagaaaagaaacaattacaacaaaaaatatataatgatcCTCATTTTATAAGgaacaagaaaaaaaatgacaatatgaatataatggattcaaataattttgtaCGTAATCGTGAGAATGccttattatataatgcNNNNNNNNNNNNNNNNNNNNNNNNNNNNNNNNNNNNNNNNNNNNNNNNNNNNNNNNNNNNNNNNNNNNNNNNNNNNNNNNNNNNNNNNNNNNNNNNNNNNNNNNNNNNNNNNNNNNNNNNNNNNNNNNNNNNNNNNNNNNNNNNNNNNNNNNNNNNNNNNNNNNNNNNNNNNNNNNNNNNNNNNNNNNNNNNNNNNNNNNNNNNNNNNNNNNNNNNNNNNNNNNNNNNNNNNNNNNNNNNNNNNNNNNNNNNNNNNNNNNNNNNNNNNNNaatttataattataataataatagtaatattattaattgtGAAGAACTTAATACACATACAAAGAAACCTATAAAGAATTACAAAATTGATAATcttataaattttattgaaaatattaaagaaaaaaaaaatttgtgTGTATCAAATTATGatgaagatataaaaaaaaaaaaaacgaaaaaaaaaaaaaaaaaagaaataataaaaaacCTGACCATCGAAATAGCTAGCTTAATACTTACATTAGATTATAATtactttttaaatatactaccattatattatgaatatatctgtaaaaaaatacatttttataatatgatagatattatgaaatatcaagaaaaaagacatttaaatatttataataatataataaaaataatttattataatcatggaaataatgaaataattcaaaaattaaaaaaaatgcaACTTTATAGctttcataataatattcttatatgtacagaaataaaacaaaaaaactttttattatatatatataatttagatattaaaaaaacaaaaatatatattaatgttaattatctattaaaattatttctaACCAAAAATTTCTTAATGAATATATCAGCAATTAATATTagtaataaaaagaaaaaagatatatcttatattttaaaaaaaattaaaaaaatatatttttataattatataggtatattcttttatcttttaaaaaatattgatatatCATCAGAAGATACTTCATATACTATGTTAAACTTTTTAAATTTCTTGGaatatttcttaaaaaataatttacaaCAACTATCCCCTCtacataatttatataGTTTTGTAGTTacattaaaatataattttgaaCATAAACTTGATAACTACACAAAAGCTACAATTAACCAAGAAAATTATCAAATcaataaacaaaaaaacaGTTTTCTTAATGCTGAAAATAATGCTCTCTTGTTTTTCTCCAAAAATTATTCACACAAAATATCTAAACTGGaaacaaattataaaaagaaaaaaattaaaaagaaagaaaaggaaaaggaaaaatataaggACCATCAAAAGAAGGAAAAACAAAGTCTTCCACAAG